The sequence CGAAGGTTTGGTCGGCAATCCATTTGCACTGGCGCGGGAGAGCGCAAGATGAAGATTTCCAGAACCATGCTCATTATTGGCGCGCTAATCGCTGTCGGAGCTGGCGTTTATGCTTTCGCTCCGTCCAAATCTGCGGCGCCGGCCACGAAAGAAGCGGCCGCTGGAAAAGAGGAAGGACACGGCGCTGAAGGTGTCGAAATGAGCGACGCGAAGGTCGCTGCCGCAGGCATCGAAGTCGTTGCAGCTTCCAAAGGTACATTGCGCGACGCTCTTCAGTTGAATGGCATCCTGCAACCCAATCAAGAAGCCCTCGTGCAAGTCACGCCCCGCTTTCCGGGCGTGGTACGTGAAATTAAGAAGCGGATCGGAGACCAGGTCGAGAAAGGCGAACTGCTCGCCAAGATCGAAAGCAACCAGAGCCTGACCGTCTACGAAATGCGGGCGCCGATCGCCGGCACGGTGATTGACCGGCAGATTTCGCTCGGCGAGTACGCGTCGGAGCAGAAACCTGCCTTCACGGTTGCCGACATCTCGACCGTCTGGGTGGATCTGTCGGTCTATCGACGTGATCTTCCAAGGGTAAAGCTCGGCGACACGGTCCTTATTGACATCGGAGACGGCGGAAAGCCGATCGAAGCCAAGCTTTCCTACATCTCGCCCATCGGCAGTAGCGACACGCAGAGCGCGCTCGCACGGGCGGTCGTATCGAACGACGACCTTCGGCTGAGAGCCGGCCTGTTCGTTTCCGCCCAGTTGATCTTGACCGCCAAGGAGGTCCCCGTCGTCGTGAAGTCCGAAGCGTTACAGACCGTTGAGAATCGCAATGTCGTCTTCGTGAGAAACGGAAACAAGTTCGAAGTGCGGGACGTGGAACTGGGCTCCCGAGATCCAGAGCAGGTCGAAGTCGTCTTCGGTCTTCTGGAAGGCGACAAGTACGCCGCGAAGAACAGCTTCGTTGTCAAAGCCGAGCTGGCGAAAGGCTCCGCATCTCATGAGCATTGATAATCCCACGCGCTCATCCATGCGCCGTGACGACCATCATACACGCTACGCGTCAGCTTCGTGGTTCGGCGTCACGTTCCCCAATCTGCACTTTGGAGACGTCCGATGATCGACGCCATCCTTTTGTTCTCGGTACGCCAGCGATGGCTGGTGATGATCGGCGTGCTGCTGATGGCCGGGCTTGGCGTGTGGAATTTTATGCGTCTGCCAATCGATGCCGTTCCGGACATCACGAACGTCCAGGTCCAGATTAACACGAACGCGCCGGGATACTCACCGCTCGAAGTCGAGCAGCGGATCACCTTTCCGATCGAGACCGCCATGGGCGGACTTCCGAACTTGGTGAACACGCGGTCGTTATCACGCTACGGACTCAGTCAGGTCACGGTCGTCTTCAAGGACGGAACTGACATCTATTTCGCGAGGCAACTCGTCAACGAGCGGGTTCAGCGGGTGAAGGATGTCCTTCCGACCGGCATCGAGACCGCTATGGGCCCCGTGTCGACCGGCCTTGGGGAAATCTATCTGTTCACGGTGGAAGCCAAGGCCGGAGCGAAGAAAACGGACGGACAAGCTTACAGTCCGACCGATCTGCGCACGATTCAGGACTGGATCATCAAGCCGCAACTTCGGAATGTCTCGGGCGTCATCGAGGTCAACACGATTGGCGGCTTCGAGAAGCAATTCCACGTGCTTCCGAATCCCGCGCAGTTGATGGCTTACAAGCTTAGTTTTCGCGAAGTCATGGCCGCGCTCGCGGCCAACAACGCCAACGTCGGCGCGGGGTATATCGAGCGCAACGGCGAACAGTATCTCGTCCGCACGCCGGGTCAGGTCGCGAACATCGATGAGATCAAGCAAATTGTTATCGGATCCCGCAATGGAGTGCCGGTTCGCATCTCCGATGTCGCCGACGTGAGGGAGGGCAAAGATCTACGGACTGGTGCGGCCACGCTCGACGGAAATGAGATCGTATTGGGTACCGCGATGCTCCTGATCGGCGAGAACAGTCGATCCGTTGCGCAGCGCGTTGCCGCCAAGCTCGATCAAATCGGTAACTCCCTTCCGGACGGTGTCGTGGCCCGCGCGATCTATGACCGGACACATCTGGTCGATGCAACGATCGCAACCGTCGAAAAGAACCTCGTCGAAGGCGCGTTGCTGGTCATCGTGATCCTGTTCCTTATTCTCGGAAACTTTAAGGCCGCGATCGCAACTGCCTTCGTAATCCCACTTTCGATGTTGTTCACGATCACTGGGATGTTCCAGAACAAGGTCAGCGCCAATCTTATGAGTCTTGGCGCTATCGATTTCGGCATCATCATCGACGGGGCCGTGATCATCGTGGAGAACTGCTTGCGGCTGCTGGCTCATGAACAGCAACGGAAAGGGCGTATCCTCACACGGGAAGAGCGTTTCGACACGATCCTTGCCGGATCTCGCGAAGTCATCCGGCCGAGCCTCTTTGGCACGTTGATCATCGCGGTGGTCTATCTGCCGGTCCTGACCCTAACGGGCGTCGAAGGCAAGATGTTTACGCCGATGGCGCTGACAGTGCTTCTCGCGCTCCTCGGAGCCAGCATTTTGTCGATGACGTTCGTTCCTGCCGCCGTCGCGCTGATGGTGACCGGGCGAGTATCGGAGAAAGAGAACTGGTTCATGCGCGGTGCGCGACACGTTTACGTGCCGCTTCTTGAGAAATCGATCACGTATCGCAAATCTGTCGCCGTCTTTGCCGCGGTTCTGGTTGTTGTAAGCGGCTTTGCCGCGTCGCGGATGGGCGGCGAATTCATTCCGAGTTTGGACGAGGGAGATATCGCGGTCCAGGCCTTGCGTGTTCCGGGGACCAGCCTGACGCAATCATTGGAGATGCAGAAACTGCTCGAGAAGCGGCTTTTGAAGATCCCGGAGGTCAAAGAGACCTTCGCCCGAACCGGCACCGCGGAGGTCGCGACCGACCCGATGCCGCCATCGATCTCCGACGGCTACGTTATGCTGAAGCCGCGGGACCAGTGGCCGGATCCAAAGAAGCCCAAATCCGAAGTCGTCAAGGAGGTCGAGAAAGCCGCCGAGGAGATCGCGGGAAGCAGCTACGAAATCTCGCAGCCCATTCAGCTTCGCTTCAACGAATTGATTTCGGGGGTGCGAAGCGACGTCGGCGTCAAGATATTCGGGGACGATCTGGACGTGCTGGCGCAGGTCGCTGGGCAGGTTCAGTCCGTTCTCCAGACTGTGCAGGGCGCTGCCGACGTAAAGACCGAGCAGGTCTCGGGTCTTCCGGTTCTGACCGTCAAGCTCGATCGTCAGGCGCTTGCCCGATACGGAATCAGCGTCGCCGACGTCCAGAATCTTGTCGAGATCGCGGTCGGAGGCAAAACCGCAGGTCTCGTCTTTGAGGGCGATCGTCGCTTCGATCTGGTTGTGCGTCTTCCAGAAAATCTCCGGTCGAATGTGGAGGCGATCAAGGCGCTTCCGATTCCGTTGCCGCCGCTCGAGAACCAAGCGAAGGCGATGCCGGCGCTATGGGGTAACTCGCCGCTAGCCCAGATACGATATGCCCCGCTCTCTGAGCTTGCTGTAATCGACCTTGCACCGGGCCCCAACCAAATTAGCCGTGAGGATGGAAAGCGCCGCATCGTCGTCTCAGCAAACGTGCGTGGACGGGACCTCGGATCGTTCGTCGCCGATGCGCAGCGCCAGATCGCGGAAAAGGTCAAACTTCCCGCAGGCTACTGGATCGGCTGGGGCGGACAGTTCGAACAACTCGTCTCTGCGACCCAGCGGCTAACGATTGTCGTTCCCATCGCGCTGATGCTGATCTTCATACTGCTGTTCGTCAGCCTCGGGTCTGCACCGGATGCATTGCTCGTTTTCAGTGGCGTCCCTCTCGCGCTGACCGGAGGGATATTCGCACTGATCTTACGCGACATTCCGCTCTCGATCAGTGCGGGCATCGGTTTCATCGCGCTGTCGGGTGTCGCTGTGCTCAATGGTCTGGTGATCATCACGTTCATCGAGCGGTTGCGCCATGAAGGCAAGAAGATCGTCGAGGCGGTCGAGGAGGGCGCGCTTACGCGGTTGAGGCCAGTGTTGATGACCGCATTGGTCGCTTCGTTGGGATTCGTCCCGATGGCAATCGCGACCGGGGCCGGCGCAGAGGTTCAGCGACCGCTGGCGACCGTTGTTATCGGCGGCATCATTTCTTCGACTCTTCTTACCCTTCTGGTTCTTCCCGCACTCTACGTCCTGTTTAGGCGCGAAACCCCGGTGTCTGACGACGCCATAACTCAACACTGAAAAGGAGACACCTCATGAGAGCTATTCTGATTCTGACTGCGATGTTGTTGTCGGCGGTTCCCGCGGCGGCTCAACATGCTCACGGCTCGAAAGGCCCAAACGGGGGGATGATGGAGGATGTAGCGGGCGTGCATGCCGAGCTCATCACTTCCGGAAACACCATCACGTTCAACATCGTCGATGAGGCCAGCAAGCCGGTTACCACGAACGGTTTTACGGGTTCGGCCCTCGTTGCAAGCGGTGCCGAGAAGGAAACGATCACTCTATCGCCCGCGGGAGATAGCGCATTGAAGGGAGAAGCCAAGAAGGCGATCCCCGCCAATGCGTCCGTGACGCTGATGTTGAAGACGAAAGCGGGAAAATCGGGCCAGGCAAAGTTTGCGAAATAGACCAGTGCGAGCAGCAACGGACAATTCCATGACGATAAAGTCGAGCTTGCGGCATACCGGCTTTACTGATGCGTCAGAATCCGCGAGGCGTTTATCTCGCCGGCGCGTCCGTCATCTGTCAATCCAG is a genomic window of Bradyrhizobium sp. G127 containing:
- the ihpB gene encoding divalent metal ion exporter adaptor subunit IhpB, coding for MKISRTMLIIGALIAVGAGVYAFAPSKSAAPATKEAAAGKEEGHGAEGVEMSDAKVAAAGIEVVAASKGTLRDALQLNGILQPNQEALVQVTPRFPGVVREIKKRIGDQVEKGELLAKIESNQSLTVYEMRAPIAGTVIDRQISLGEYASEQKPAFTVADISTVWVDLSVYRRDLPRVKLGDTVLIDIGDGGKPIEAKLSYISPIGSSDTQSALARAVVSNDDLRLRAGLFVSAQLILTAKEVPVVVKSEALQTVENRNVVFVRNGNKFEVRDVELGSRDPEQVEVVFGLLEGDKYAAKNSFVVKAELAKGSASHEH
- a CDS encoding CusA/CzcA family heavy metal efflux RND transporter encodes the protein MIDAILLFSVRQRWLVMIGVLLMAGLGVWNFMRLPIDAVPDITNVQVQINTNAPGYSPLEVEQRITFPIETAMGGLPNLVNTRSLSRYGLSQVTVVFKDGTDIYFARQLVNERVQRVKDVLPTGIETAMGPVSTGLGEIYLFTVEAKAGAKKTDGQAYSPTDLRTIQDWIIKPQLRNVSGVIEVNTIGGFEKQFHVLPNPAQLMAYKLSFREVMAALAANNANVGAGYIERNGEQYLVRTPGQVANIDEIKQIVIGSRNGVPVRISDVADVREGKDLRTGAATLDGNEIVLGTAMLLIGENSRSVAQRVAAKLDQIGNSLPDGVVARAIYDRTHLVDATIATVEKNLVEGALLVIVILFLILGNFKAAIATAFVIPLSMLFTITGMFQNKVSANLMSLGAIDFGIIIDGAVIIVENCLRLLAHEQQRKGRILTREERFDTILAGSREVIRPSLFGTLIIAVVYLPVLTLTGVEGKMFTPMALTVLLALLGASILSMTFVPAAVALMVTGRVSEKENWFMRGARHVYVPLLEKSITYRKSVAVFAAVLVVVSGFAASRMGGEFIPSLDEGDIAVQALRVPGTSLTQSLEMQKLLEKRLLKIPEVKETFARTGTAEVATDPMPPSISDGYVMLKPRDQWPDPKKPKSEVVKEVEKAAEEIAGSSYEISQPIQLRFNELISGVRSDVGVKIFGDDLDVLAQVAGQVQSVLQTVQGAADVKTEQVSGLPVLTVKLDRQALARYGISVADVQNLVEIAVGGKTAGLVFEGDRRFDLVVRLPENLRSNVEAIKALPIPLPPLENQAKAMPALWGNSPLAQIRYAPLSELAVIDLAPGPNQISREDGKRRIVVSANVRGRDLGSFVADAQRQIAEKVKLPAGYWIGWGGQFEQLVSATQRLTIVVPIALMLIFILLFVSLGSAPDALLVFSGVPLALTGGIFALILRDIPLSISAGIGFIALSGVAVLNGLVIITFIERLRHEGKKIVEAVEEGALTRLRPVLMTALVASLGFVPMAIATGAGAEVQRPLATVVIGGIISSTLLTLLVLPALYVLFRRETPVSDDAITQH